The genomic interval GCATTTTTATACTCTTACTGCTGAAATTAATGATTCAGCATATCTAGAAGCAATGAGCAGTGCAATTATAAAAGTGAATGAATTTAAAACTTCATTACACTATAAACAACTAGATAGAGAAAAAATTAAAGATGCAATTCTTTACATCGAAACTATATTTCCGACGATTACCATTCAACATTTCAAACCGCAATCAGACTTAAGCGGTATTACAGAAAGTTTAACAGTGTATGCTGCCGAAAATCATCCAGCGTATTTAAAAGAATATTCAGAAACAGAACTCAATCAAATTTTTGAAGAAATGAATAGTAACATAAAACAAAGTAGAGGTAATTAAAATGGCTAAAAATAAAGCAGAAAAAGAGAAAGTCCATAAAGTATTTCAAAACATATCTACAAATTACGATAAACTAAATAACATCATCAGCTTTGAACAACATAAAGTTTGGCGTAAACGTGTTATGAAGTCAATGCAAGTTAAAAAAGGAAGCAAAGCTTTAGACGTATGTTGTGGTACTGCGGACTGGACAATTGCATTAAGTAAAGCTGTTGGTCCTACAGGAGAAGTAATTGGATTAGATTTCAGTGAAAATATGCTGAAAGTTGGAGAAGAAAAGACTAAAAATATGTCTAATATTCAACTTGTACAAGGTGATGCAATGGATTTACCTTTTGACGATAATGAATTTGATTATGTCACTATAGGTTTTGGACTCAGAAACATTCCTGACTATGTAATTGCCTTAAAAGAGATGAATCGTGTACTAAAACCAGGTGGAATGGCTGTATGTTTAGAAACAAGTCAACCAACCATTCCTGTTTTCAAACAAGGTTATCAACTTTATTTTAAATTTATAATGCCAATTTTTGGTAAATTATTTGCTAAATCAAAAGAGGAATATGAGTGGTTACAACAATCTGCATTCAACTTCCCAGATCGTGATGAACTAAAAGCACTTTTTCAACTTGCTGGATTTAAAAATGTTGAAATCAAAAGCTTTACTGGCGGGGTAGCAGCGATGCATTTAGGATATAAGGAAAAAGAAACAGCAAAAGGTGATTAATGTGGATAAGTTGAACATTAATAGAGAGATTAAGAAAATTGAAAAAGAATTAAAAAATACTATAAAAAGTAGTAACCCTATCTTAGAAGAAGCGTCTTTGCATCTACTATCATCAGGTGGTAAAAGAGTCCGTCCTTCATTTGTTATATTAAGTAGTGAGTATGGCGTAGACCCTCGAAACGAAGATACTTATAAAATAGCTGTTTCTTTGGAACTTATTCATATGGCTACATTAGTTCATGATGATGTCATTGATCGTAGTGATAAAAGAAGAGGGCGTCTTACAATTAGTAAAAAATGGGATCAAGAAACTGCCATTTTAACCGGCAACTACTTATTGGCACTGGCACTTAATAATATTTCTTCAATTCAAGATAAAAGAATACATATGATTTTATCGAATGCTATTGTAGATGTGTGCAGAGGTGAATTGTTCCAATTCCAAGACCAATTCAATAGTAATCAAACCATTACAAATTATTTACGTAGGATTAATCGTAAAACAGCCTTGCTGATACAACTTGCAACTGAGCTTGGAGCATTGTCTGCGAATGCAGATTTAAAGACTGCTAATAAACTAAAACGTATAGGCCATTATATTGGAATGAGCTTTCAAATTGTAGATGATGTATTAGATTTTACAAGCACCGAAAAACAACTTGGCAAACCTGTCGGCAGTGATTTAATGAACGGACATCTTACATTGCCGGTGCTTTTAGAAACGAGAAAAAACCCTCAATTCAAAGCAGTGATTAAATCTTTAAGTCCTAGTAGTCCAAAAGAAGACTTTGACTACTGTGTTGATTATATTCGAACATCAGAAAGCATAAAAACTTCAAAAGAAATCAGTAAGCATTATCTCAATAAGGCTCTAAAAATTTTGGATGAACTTGAAATCAGTCCAGCATCCTCTTGGTTTAAAAAACTAATCAAACGTATGGAATCTCGAAACGCTTGATAAATCAGGCAAATAATTATTGAAAGCGTTTCACTAAACTGTTAAAATTATATTGTATTTAATTTAACGCATCAAAATACACAATTATTCAGGAGGATTTGAGAAATGGAAAGAACTTTTCTAATGATTAAACCAGACGGCGTACAACGCAAATTAGTTGGTGAAATCATCACTCGTTTAGAGAAAAAAGGATTAAAACTTGTTGGCGGGAAATTTATGACTGTTTCCAAAGAAAAAGCAGAAACACATTATGGTGAACATGCTGATAAGCCATTCTACGAAGGTTTAGTTTCATTCATTACTTCAGCACCAGTATTTGCTATGGTAGTAGAAGGAGATAACGTAGTAGAAGTAACAAGAAATATGATTGGTAAAACAAATCCAACTGAAGCAGCACCAGGCACTATCAGAGGTGACTTAGGACTTACTGTAGGGCGTAATGTGATTCATGGATCAGATTCAGTTGAATCTGCTAAGAGAGAAATCAGCCTTTGGTTCGAACCTAATGAACTAAGTGTTTACACTGCAAACGACGAAGAATGGTTATACGAAAATTAATATAAAGTATACATTTAAAAATTCATTTTATCCAAATAAACCAGATTGAAATTTTCTATTTCAATCTGGTTTATTTTTTCACTTAATTTCCATAAAGTTATCAAAAGATTCTAAATCCTTCGTCTTTTATAAAAATTTTTTGTACTTCATACTTTTTACCTATGATATGATAAAGGGTATACTTAATAATAGTAACTTAAAATATTGAATGGAGTGAAAGCGTAATGAGATTTTTAACATCGGGAGAATCCCATGGTCCTCAATTAACAGTTATCATAGAAGGTGTTCCTGCCAATTTAAAAATTACCGCAGAGGACATAAATGAAGAGATGTTTAAACGTCAAGGTGGATATGGACGCGGTAGAAGAATGAAAATTGAAAAAGATGCAGTCGAAATTGTATCCGGCGTTAGAAATGGATATACGCTTGGCAGTCCAGTAACAATTGTAGTAACAAATGATGACTTCACACACTGGAGAAACATTATGGGTGTTGCACCTATTTCTGAAGAAGAACAAGAACAAATGAAACGTACTATTTCTAAACCACGCCCTGGGCATGCGGATTTAATCGGAGGTATTAAATATAACCACCGTGACTTAAGAAACGTATTAGAACGTTCATCAGCACGTGAAACGGCTGCAAGAGTTGCTGTAGGCGCTGTTTGCAAAATCTTATTAAAACAACTTGGCATAAATGTATTAAGTCGTGTTGTCGAAATCGGAGGTATCAAAGATGATACAGATTACGATTTAGAGACTATAAAAAAACATGAAGACAGTAATGATGTACGTGTTGTAAATGAAGATATCGCACAAGAAATCAGAGACAAAATTGATCAAGCCAAAAAAGACGGAGATTCTTTAGGAGGCGTTGTACAAGTCATTGTAGAAAATATGCCAGTAGGTGTTGGAAGTTATGTACACTATGACCGTAAACTTGATGGTAGAATCGCTCAAGGTGTAGTAGGTATCAATGCCTTTAAAGGTGTAAGCTTTGGTGAAGGTTTTAAAGCAGCTGAAAAACCAGGAAGTCAAATTCAAGATCCAATTCTTTATAATGAAACAGAAGGTTACACACGTGCTTCTAATCATTTAGGAGGTTTAGAAGGTGGTATGAGTAATGGTATGCCTATCATCGTAAATGGTGTAATGAAACCTATACCTACTTTATATAAACCGTTAGCCTCAGTTGACATTGAAACTAAAGAACCGTTTAAAGCTACAATAGAACGTTCGGACAGCTGTGCTGTGCCTGCTGCTAGTATTGTATGTGAGCATGCTGTTGCATTTGAAATTACAAAGACATTAGTAGAAGAGTTTCAATCTAACTATATGGAACAGTTGCAACAACAAGTTGACGAGAGACGCTTGCGCAATATTGAATTTTAAAAAAGGTGATTTCAAATGGAATTAATGACAACTTATAAAAGTAATAACTATCCAATTATAATAAAAAATAATGCGACTACAGAATTAAAAGATTTACTTTCACCATATCGAGACGTTGTATTTATTGTAGATAAAAATGTTGAGCATGCACTTCCAGAAAAAATTCAACAGGCACTATCTTCTGCTAGTTCAGACCAATTTACACATCTATTAAAAGTCGAGGGCAATGAAACAACTAAAACTTTTCCTGTTTATCAACAAATTGTGGAAGAACTATTAGAACAGAGTATTACAAGAAACACTTGTATTGTTGCAATTGGTGGCGGTGTCACAGGAGATTTTGCAGGTTTTGTTGCTGCAACTCTTTTAAGAGGAGTAGACTTTATTCAGGTACCTACAACTATATTAGCGCACGATTCAAGTGTTGGTGGAAAAGTGGGGATAAATACACCACAAGGAAAAAATTTAGTAGGTGCTTTTTATCGTCCAACAGCAGTTTTATATGATTTAGAGTTTTTGAACACATTACCTTATACAGAAATATCTAGCGGGTACGCTGAAGTATATAAACATGCACTATTAAACGGTAAAGATGCTCAATTAGAAATTGAAACTGCTTTTCCTAATAAAGAAGCGTTAGAATCACTTGAAAATTTAGATGAATTTTTACTCAAAGGTATTCAAACAAAATTAAATATAGTACTAGAAGATGAACATGAACAAGGAAAACGTAAGTTTTTGAATTTAGGCCATACATTTGGACATGCGATAGAATATAACCAAAAAATACCTCATGGGCATGCTGTTATAATCGGTATTTTATATCAATTCATTGTTGCAAATGAATTGTTAAATACACAGTATGACATTATGCACTATATTAACTATTTCAAAAACTTGAATTATCCTATTGAAATAGTCTTAAACAGCAACTTTAATTCATTATTATCATTAATGTCTAAAGACAAGAAAAATGATAAATCCGGTATTCAAATGGTATTATTAAAAGATATCGGAAACCCTGAAGTTACGCATGTTAATGACGAAATACTCGAGAAGTCTTTTGAAACATTACAAAATTACCTAAAGTGAGTGAAATGAATGACTAAAACTGAAACAATTAAGTTACAAGGTCCTTTAAAAGGGGAATTTGAGGTTCCAGGTGATAAATCAATGACTCACCGTGCAATCATGTTAAGCTCTTTGGCCGAAGGGCAATCTATAATAACAAAACCGCTTCTAGCTGAAGATTGTTTAAGAACGATGAAAATCTTTGAATTGTTGGGCGTTGAATTTGAAGTTAAAGATGATAAAGTAATTGTCACTTCGCCTGGTTATAAAAACTTTAAAACTCCGCATCAAACTTTATATACTGGCAACTCAGGGACCACTACACGCATTATGGCAGGCTTATTAAGCGGTCTAGGAATCCAGTCAGTACTATCAGGTGACGAATCCATTGGAAAACGTCCAATGAATCGGGTAATTGATCCGTTAAAAGAAATGGGTGCTTCAATTACAGGCATAGAAAATAACTATACACCACTTGTAATAAATCCATCTGAAATACATGGTATTGACTACAAAATGCCTGTTGCTAGCGCACAAGTAAAAAGCGCAATCTTGTTTGCGAGTTTATTTTCTAA from Staphylococcus condimenti carries:
- a CDS encoding heptaprenyl pyrophosphate synthase subunit A; the encoded protein is MDSTLSTLKNQIQQKLNGIHSHEPIHYNQQLAHVLDEQNIPIQTKLACLAIDTSMSHLDSISGNNLSKNAILIGDLISAHFYTLTAEINDSAYLEAMSSAIIKVNEFKTSLHYKQLDREKIKDAILYIETIFPTITIQHFKPQSDLSGITESLTVYAAENHPAYLKEYSETELNQIFEEMNSNIKQSRGN
- a CDS encoding demethylmenaquinone methyltransferase, with translation MAKNKAEKEKVHKVFQNISTNYDKLNNIISFEQHKVWRKRVMKSMQVKKGSKALDVCCGTADWTIALSKAVGPTGEVIGLDFSENMLKVGEEKTKNMSNIQLVQGDAMDLPFDDNEFDYVTIGFGLRNIPDYVIALKEMNRVLKPGGMAVCLETSQPTIPVFKQGYQLYFKFIMPIFGKLFAKSKEEYEWLQQSAFNFPDRDELKALFQLAGFKNVEIKSFTGGVAAMHLGYKEKETAKGD
- a CDS encoding polyprenyl synthetase family protein, with the translated sequence MDKLNINREIKKIEKELKNTIKSSNPILEEASLHLLSSGGKRVRPSFVILSSEYGVDPRNEDTYKIAVSLELIHMATLVHDDVIDRSDKRRGRLTISKKWDQETAILTGNYLLALALNNISSIQDKRIHMILSNAIVDVCRGELFQFQDQFNSNQTITNYLRRINRKTALLIQLATELGALSANADLKTANKLKRIGHYIGMSFQIVDDVLDFTSTEKQLGKPVGSDLMNGHLTLPVLLETRKNPQFKAVIKSLSPSSPKEDFDYCVDYIRTSESIKTSKEISKHYLNKALKILDELEISPASSWFKKLIKRMESRNA
- the ndk gene encoding nucleoside-diphosphate kinase → MERTFLMIKPDGVQRKLVGEIITRLEKKGLKLVGGKFMTVSKEKAETHYGEHADKPFYEGLVSFITSAPVFAMVVEGDNVVEVTRNMIGKTNPTEAAPGTIRGDLGLTVGRNVIHGSDSVESAKREISLWFEPNELSVYTANDEEWLYEN
- the aroC gene encoding chorismate synthase; its protein translation is MRFLTSGESHGPQLTVIIEGVPANLKITAEDINEEMFKRQGGYGRGRRMKIEKDAVEIVSGVRNGYTLGSPVTIVVTNDDFTHWRNIMGVAPISEEEQEQMKRTISKPRPGHADLIGGIKYNHRDLRNVLERSSARETAARVAVGAVCKILLKQLGINVLSRVVEIGGIKDDTDYDLETIKKHEDSNDVRVVNEDIAQEIRDKIDQAKKDGDSLGGVVQVIVENMPVGVGSYVHYDRKLDGRIAQGVVGINAFKGVSFGEGFKAAEKPGSQIQDPILYNETEGYTRASNHLGGLEGGMSNGMPIIVNGVMKPIPTLYKPLASVDIETKEPFKATIERSDSCAVPAASIVCEHAVAFEITKTLVEEFQSNYMEQLQQQVDERRLRNIEF
- the aroB gene encoding 3-dehydroquinate synthase → MELMTTYKSNNYPIIIKNNATTELKDLLSPYRDVVFIVDKNVEHALPEKIQQALSSASSDQFTHLLKVEGNETTKTFPVYQQIVEELLEQSITRNTCIVAIGGGVTGDFAGFVAATLLRGVDFIQVPTTILAHDSSVGGKVGINTPQGKNLVGAFYRPTAVLYDLEFLNTLPYTEISSGYAEVYKHALLNGKDAQLEIETAFPNKEALESLENLDEFLLKGIQTKLNIVLEDEHEQGKRKFLNLGHTFGHAIEYNQKIPHGHAVIIGILYQFIVANELLNTQYDIMHYINYFKNLNYPIEIVLNSNFNSLLSLMSKDKKNDKSGIQMVLLKDIGNPEVTHVNDEILEKSFETLQNYLK